A window of the Candidatus Nitrosotalea okcheonensis genome harbors these coding sequences:
- a CDS encoding nicotinamide-nucleotide adenylyltransferase → MYNKIPTMDGLLIGRFQPFHKGHLEAVKIGLSKVDNLWIGIGSSNRSYEKRNPFTADERKEMILSSLDSKILERVKIFFVPDTGDHERWTYHVDSIVPPYDIVFSNDEFTITLYKKRGKSVFEVPLLKRDTISGTNIREMITSGKDWSDLVPEGTKQVLLKIDAKSRLAKIL, encoded by the coding sequence ATGTATAACAAGATCCCGACAATGGATGGTCTCCTAATTGGTAGATTCCAACCGTTCCACAAGGGACACCTCGAAGCTGTAAAGATTGGATTGTCAAAGGTTGACAATTTGTGGATTGGAATTGGAAGCTCAAACAGAAGTTATGAAAAAAGAAATCCATTCACAGCCGATGAACGAAAGGAAATGATTCTTTCATCTCTTGATTCTAAGATATTAGAACGTGTCAAGATATTTTTTGTACCCGATACTGGCGATCATGAGAGATGGACTTATCATGTTGATTCAATTGTACCTCCATATGATATTGTCTTTTCAAATGACGAATTTACTATTACATTATACAAAAAAAGAGGAAAAAGTGTCTTTGAAGTTCCTCTTTTGAAGAGAGATACAATATCCGGAACAAATATTCGGGAGATGATCACAAGTGGCAAAGATTGGTCCGATCTTGTTCCTGAAGGAACCAAACAGGTGCTCTTAAAAATAGACGCAAAAAGCAGACTTGCCAAAATTCTTTAA